The segment TTACCTAGTAACCTTTCTATCTGTTTgtctcaaaatcacacaaacAGGTTTGCCCTTGCGTCTCATTTCCTCTGGGGTTTGTGGTCCATTATTCAAGCCAAGATCTCCAAAATCGAGTTTGGATACATggtaactaaaaaaaagtatcataacaaaaatgaattttaatccTTGtatgatgactttttttttttacgaccgTCATTGCTTGATAACTAATCAAAGTAGTTGCATGTCAGTGATAGCCAGCGcagtatatgtttatatatgttcATATAAAATTTGTAGCTCATTGTGCTATTTGTCAGTTACCCATGATGAATATGCCTAAATTCTGAGAGCTCAGTCAAACAGCATCATAGTTATGTATACAGTAAACTTAAGTATGTATACAGAACAAATCTCGTCTGGTCATCACTGATCTGAAGACATGTAAAACCTCATTTCTGTCTCCatctcttttgttttttctccagGACTATGCACAGCACAGGTTTGACACATATTTCAAACAGAAGAAGCTAATTTCCTAAAATGCTCTTGCAGCATGTGCTTCAGGATATCTTTTTGCATCACCTGTTGTTTAggtattgatttttgtttttaaaaaccattcaaGAAAGGGCACAGCACAAAACAGTTAGGACTGTTAAAGAAAACAGTTCATCCTGGGGAACATTAATCTTGAAAGTCATGAAAACGTCCAAAGATACCCTGCCTTAAATTCACATTTGTAGGGCTTCTTAtcctttccaaaaaaattaaaaagtacaaagttaaaaattatttgcaactagagggggaattttttttttttttttttttttttttttttgcttgaaacCTAGATTCAGTTTATGTACTGTTCGTACCTTTTCATTGTATAAGGAAAACTGTAaaattcatttacatttcaatttttggaatatttaatgtgtttacatTTGATCTAACTTGCGTGTGGTGAACATTATCTATTAATTCTATCAAGAATCATTTCATCCATCATGGGTGACCACAGGGTCCAAATGATGTCTCTTCATTTTTGTGTCCTAGTTTCATATACTATATTTGTTTGTCCTGTcatctgaaaacaaaaacagcatagCTTATTTTTCCTCCCCCACagttaaaatgctaaattataTTGCATCCTTCCTATATTACATACTGTGAAATacattgcacattttttaaCCTCAGGATGTTAATTAGTTTCACAATGGCACATAAATAACTctggttttgtttgatttttaatggCTGTATTTCATTTAACTTCCAGTTGGAAAAAGTACTAACAATTGGAAATAATGTTTCCAAAACTATGCTTTTCTGTGTTTTACGTTTTGACCAGTCTTTGCTCTGCCATATTGATATGTAACAGTAATTATTACTACAGTCTACAGTCATCTTCTATACATTTGTATATAGGTTTAAATACGGTCTGAACTGCACACTAAGGAACCTCAAGAACAGATGCTTAAGTACTAAACAGACAAATGCCTTTGTCCCATTTCTAAGCACCTAGTTTTGGTTTCATGTAACTGTTGatgtggttttctgttttaattgttttatgcttatttatattttttatttgtccaaAGCAAGTACACTGTACTTTTTTCAGTTCAACCAAATGGTAAATCCATCTCTGTATGAGTCTTCAATTGAGATGTGGCAGAAGAAGAACAGTACAAATGAAGGACAGTAGCATTATGCAGTGAATTAGTGGGATCATCATCTTAAGGATCATGGTACATTGTTGAAATCATATTGGGAGATTTAAATTGTCAAACTGATGCTCTTGTATTTGTCCCTGTTCAAGGGCAAAGGGGAAACTGAGGGACCATGAACGTTTTAGGCTAGGCCAGTTTAACATGCTCCCAATATCACTGTTGGTATTGAATCTGTGATTCTTAATATTGAGTTGAGAAGCAATGGCACTGTTAGAACCAATGTTAACTTCTATAATTACTTTGGTTTAATTTAAGTTATACTGTAGATTTGTCTCTGGTATGTTTCCTTTTGTTCCTTTCCGATGCAAGTATCCATTCATTTtgctcattaaaaaaatcatgctgATATTGGTGTAAATGcagtttttgaatatttattagtaatttgaAGGTTAAACATCTGAGCTGTTAGTATTTAGTTTATGAATTCAATTCCAAGTCATGGTGACCAGTAGAGATGTAGAGATTGTTTTGGGTTTGATAATATCATGTTtgacaatatattttatgtaagaTAATGCACTATTTAAAACACTACCagttcaaaaattaagtttaggaATGGTTTaaacacataaattcatatATTGTATACTGTAATCGAGCATCATCAGTTCCCAATGTGGTTCAAGTGTTGTGTAATTCAGTAGACTGAACAGAGTGGCCCACCATATTTTGTTTCCTGTTCCAGCGATTCCCTAAAATAGCTTTGCTGCCATTGCTCTGGCACACAGACGCCATATTGAGCCTTGAAAACAACCATGCATGATCTACCAAAAAAACAGGCTGAATTTATCCTCCATCCACCATGGAATGACATggccttggctgggattgtgagTCAGGCTTTTTTTTAGGCATGATTGTCTAGAACAGTTTCAAATGCAACTTTTTGCAGCTGAAGAAGCATACAAAAAGTAAGTCCCACAACTACTAAAGTATTCTATCTAAATGTGAACATGGCTAATCTATGGCAGGTTATGGTTGTgggtttaatgtatttttgcacATGGTTAAAAAGAAGTTTAGAACAGATACAGAGATGTTTGAGCTTCAAAAGTAGTTTAAACTGGATTGAGTTCAGGCAGGCAGATTCTGATGCTGTACAAGAGGATTCTGATAACCTACAGTCAGACACCTGGAGAACAAATCAAGAGTACAGAACCTATCGGCACCAGAGCAACGGACCAATGGTAATGGTGCAAACCAGCACACATACTTTCTATGTGAGTATCTATCTACACAGGCATGCGCATAAACTTtggcacacaaacacatgatgTCATGCCTACTGGCACTTGCTTCCAGGTGGATCTGGAGAAGCTTGCAGACTGCAGCGAGTATTTCAAAGCTCTGTCCCATTCCTGCATGAGAGAGACGTCTGAACGGTTGGTGCACCTTGAACACGTTCCCTCTCAAGTCTTCCACAGCCTTCTACAGTTCTGCTTCCTACAGCGATTCTGCGTTCCTGAAGACCTCCTTGTGGAACACCTACGGGTGAGCACCTACCTGTTGGCATCCAGGTTCACCAATCATCTACTAATTGCCCTCTCTCAGGCCCTAACAGAGCGTACTTGCTTGGGCTATCTACAGCTGGCTGAGGAACTCTGCAGTGAGGAGCTCCAAGAGACTGTGCTGACCTACCTGAGCAAGTATCTTCTGGAGCATCCACACCTGAGCAAGGGCTTGAATCCGCACCTTAAAGTGGAACTTCTCAGATTAAGGTCAAAGGGAACTCCACACCTATGCTGCTTGAGGAAGGAGAACTTGACCTCGAGGAATGACCCGGAAACAGATGCCGCTCGAAAGCTCTTTAGACTGGAAGAAGATGGGGACGAAGGGAAATGGAGTTCTTGCACAGATCTGCCTTTTTGTGCAGATAAGTGGTGCTTCACCACAGCGGTTCTTTATAATTACCTCTATCTCATAGGAGGTTATAGACACCGTGTGAAGAAGGGTTACGAGTTCAAGATGGCTTCCTTCCGCTACAACCCTTTGACCAATCAATGGGTATCGACAGCTCCTCTAATTAAGGTATGAAC is part of the Labeo rohita strain BAU-BD-2019 chromosome 18, IGBB_LRoh.1.0, whole genome shotgun sequence genome and harbors:
- the LOC127180870 gene encoding kelch-like protein 42 isoform X1: MANLWQVMVVGLMYFCTWLKRSLEQIQRCLSFKSSLNWIEFRQADSDAVQEDSDNLQSDTWRTNQEYRTYRHQSNGPMVMVQTSTHTFYVDLEKLADCSEYFKALSHSCMRETSERLVHLEHVPSQVFHSLLQFCFLQRFCVPEDLLVEHLRVSTYLLASRFTNHLLIALSQALTERTCLGYLQLAEELCSEELQETVLTYLSKYLLEHPHLSKGLNPHLKVELLRLRSKGTPHLCCLRKENLTSRNDPETDAARKLFRLEEDGDEGKWSSCTDLPFCADKWCFTTAVLYNYLYLIGGYRHRVKKGYEFKMASFRYNPLTNQWVSTAPLIKHRRHFSAAVCEGKIFAVGGWYLDSLVTPDSSTGVYTAVEKYDPWMDTWEFVSSLPLTDFQFSLSLSHDSPLTTSLGHCLYVLGNIQRTGEKLVLRYDTRQDCWCELLPTLTRSSAELPILHFLGAANSQLIVIGGNNSETMVTSFCVDSQKWGRIRAMEKTTLIGQGTVLHNEVYMSGLKDNSVIKLNLHSLSLCPFPSLPVSTCYESLFHLYF
- the LOC127180870 gene encoding kelch-like protein 9 isoform X2 — its product is MANLWQVMVVGLMYFCTWLKRSLEQIQRCLSFKSSLNWIEFRQADSDAVQEDSDNLQSDTWRTNQEYRTYRHQSNGPMVMVQTSTHTFYVDLEKLADCSEYFKALSHSCMRETSERLVHLEHVPSQVFHSLLQFCFLQRFCVPEDLLVEHLRALTERTCLGYLQLAEELCSEELQETVLTYLSKYLLEHPHLSKGLNPHLKVELLRLRSKGTPHLCCLRKENLTSRNDPETDAARKLFRLEEDGDEGKWSSCTDLPFCADKWCFTTAVLYNYLYLIGGYRHRVKKGYEFKMASFRYNPLTNQWVSTAPLIKHRRHFSAAVCEGKIFAVGGWYLDSLVTPDSSTGVYTAVEKYDPWMDTWEFVSSLPLTDFQFSLSLSHDSPLTTSLGHCLYVLGNIQRTGEKLVLRYDTRQDCWCELLPTLTRSSAELPILHFLGAANSQLIVIGGNNSETMVTSFCVDSQKWGRIRAMEKTTLIGQGTVLHNEVYMSGLKDNSVIKLNLHSLSLCPFPSLPVSTCYESLFHLYF
- the LOC127180870 gene encoding kelch-like protein 42 isoform X3, whose amino-acid sequence is MANLWQVMVVGLMYFCTWLKRSLEQIQRCLSFKSSLNWIEFRQADSDAVQEDSDNLQSDTWRTNQEYRTYRHQSNGPMVMVQTSTHTFYVDLEKLADCSEYFKALSHSCMRETSERLVHLEHVPSQVFHSLLQFCFLQRFCVPEDLLVEHLRLAEELCSEELQETVLTYLSKYLLEHPHLSKGLNPHLKVELLRLRSKGTPHLCCLRKENLTSRNDPETDAARKLFRLEEDGDEGKWSSCTDLPFCADKWCFTTAVLYNYLYLIGGYRHRVKKGYEFKMASFRYNPLTNQWVSTAPLIKHRRHFSAAVCEGKIFAVGGWYLDSLVTPDSSTGVYTAVEKYDPWMDTWEFVSSLPLTDFQFSLSLSHDSPLTTSLGHCLYVLGNIQRTGEKLVLRYDTRQDCWCELLPTLTRSSAELPILHFLGAANSQLIVIGGNNSETMVTSFCVDSQKWGRIRAMEKTTLIGQGTVLHNEVYMSGLKDNSVIKLNLHSLSLCPFPSLPVSTCYESLFHLYF